In Cyclopterus lumpus isolate fCycLum1 chromosome 9, fCycLum1.pri, whole genome shotgun sequence, a single genomic region encodes these proteins:
- the utp15 gene encoding U3 small nucleolar RNA-associated protein 15 homolog, producing the protein MASFKPTKIQVYPKLGEKVTQDTLYWKNYKAPVQIKEFGAITSIDFSPVAPHNFAVTAFTRIHIYGPFSQEPVKTLTRFKDTAYCGRFRSDGQLLVAGCEDSVVRLFDVSGKAALRMFRGHTKAVHVTDFTSDRYQILTGSDDYTCRLWDIPNATELNSYREHTDYVRCGVTSKLNRDLFITGSYDHTLKLFDARADKSVMTMDHGQPVESLLLYPSEGLLVSAGGRHVKVWDLLKGGQPLVSMKNHHKTVTCLCLSSNGQRLLSASLDRHVKVYNTTNYKVVHNFDYAASILSLALAPNDESIVAGMTNSILSIKHRKSPEESAEVSGQQRRTPSYRVFVKGKNYAPKQDDYLVSKPVKQHLAKYDKQLRTFNVSNSLDTALATWTRLRKPEITVAVIKELDRRGTLKNALAGRDEQWLARLLNFLIGNLVDPRFAAVLAPAAEMILDVYRRVVGQSPLVDRQLLRLQELLEREIDYQQDLLEVLGMLDTLFASSLPRLEVPHPGTSRANGLAQGEAGTSRPQLQAT; encoded by the exons ATGGCTTCATTTAAACCCACCAAAATCCAAGTCTACCCTAAACTGGGTGAGAAAGTCACACAGGACACGCTGTACTGGAAAAACTACAAG GCTCCGGTCCAGATAAAAGAATTCGGAGCCATCACGAGCATCGACTTCTCCCCGGTGGCGCCGCACAATTTCGCCGTGACAGCATTCACGAGA atccacatTTACGGGCCCTTCTCCCAGGAGCCTGTGAAGACGTTAACGCGTTTTAAGGACACCGCGTACTGTGGGAGGTTCCGGTCGGACGGTCAGCTGCTCGTTGCGGGATGTGAGGACTCGGTGGTTCGGCTGTTCGATGTCAGCGGCAAGGCGGCGCTCAGGATGTTTAGAGGGCATACAAA GGCTGTCCACGTCACAGACTTCACCTCGGACCGCTACCAGATCCTCACCGGGTCCGACGACTACACCTGTCGACTTTGGGACATCCCAAATGCCACTGAGCTCAACAGCTACAGAGAACACACAGACTACGTCCGCTGTGGTGTCACGAGCAAACTCAACAGAGATCTCTTCATCACTG gaTCCTATGACCACACACTGAAACTGTTTGATGCCAGAGCAGATAAGAGTGTGATGACCATGGACCACGGCCAGCCAGTGGAGAGCCTGCTTCTCTATCCCTCTGAGGGGCTCCTTGTCTCTGCAG GTGGGCGCCACGTGAAAGTGTGGGATCTGCTAAAAGGAGGCCAGCCCCTGGTGTCGATGAAGAACCATCACAAAACTGTcacctgtttgtgtctcagcaGCAACGGACAGAGACTGCTGTCCGCTTCTCTGGACCG gcACGTGAAGGTGTACAACACCACCAACTACAAAGTGGTCCACAACTTTGACTACGCTGCCTCCATCCTCAGTTTAGCTTTGGCT cCGAACGATGAGTCCATCGTTGCGGGCATGACCAACAGCATCCTGAGCATCAAACACAGGAAGAGCCCCGAAGAGTCAGCGGAAGTCTCCGGCCAGCAGAGGCGAACGCCGTCGTACCGCGTTTTCGTGAAGGGGAAGAACTACGCCCCCAAACAG GATGATTATCTCGTCAGCAAGCCAGTGAAACAGCATTTGGCCAAATACGACAAGCAGCTGAGGACATTTAATGTTTCGAATTCTTTGGATACGGCTCTGGCG ACGTGGACAAGACTGAGAAAGCCCGAGATCACGGTGGCCGTCATAAAAGAGCTGGATCGAAGAGGAACGCTGAAGAACGCTCTGGCGGGCCGGGATGAACAGTGGCTCGCTCGCTTGCTCAACTTCCTCATAGG GAACTTGGTCGACCCCCGGTTCGCCGCCGTACTCGCGCCGGCAGCTGAGATGATCCTGGACGTCTACCGGCGGGTTGTCGGCCAGTCGCCGCTCGTGGACCGGCAGCTGCTGCGCCTGCAGGAGCTtctggagcgggagatcgactaCCAGCAGGACCTCCTGGAGGTGCTGGGCATGTTGGACACCCTGTTTGCCTCTTCCCTCCCCAGGTTGGAGGTGCCGCACCCCGGCACCAGCAGGGCTAACGGCCTTGCCCAGGGAGAAGCGGGTACCTCGAGACCACAGCTTCAGGCCACCTGA
- the LOC117735842 gene encoding transcription factor BTF3-like, which produces MKESIMNQEKLAKLQAQVRIGGKGSARRKKKVVHRTATADDKKLQFSLKKLGVNNISGIEEVNMFTDQGTVIHFNNPKVQASLAANTFTITGHADNKQLTEMLPGILNQLGADSLTSLRRLAEALPKPAGENKAPMLAVEEEEEEDDEVPDLVENFDEASKDEAN; this is translated from the exons ATGAAGGAGTCGATAATGAACCAGGAGAAGCTCGCCAAACTGCAGGCGCAGGTCCGCATCGGTGGCAAG GGGTCGGCCcgcaggaagaagaaggtggtgcACAGGACGGCAACAGCGGATGACAAGAAGTTGCAGTTCTCCCTCAAGAAACTGGGAGTCAACAACATCTCTGGCATTGAGGAG GTGAACATGTTCACGGACCAGGGGACGGTGATCCACTTTAACAACCCAAAGGTACAGGCGTCCTTGGCGGCCAACACCTTCACAATCACGGGGCACGCCGATAACAAGCAACTCACAGAGATGCTCCCGGGAATCCTAAACCAGCTGGGAGCCGACAGTCTCACCAGCCTTAGGAGATTAGCGGAGGCCCTGCCCAAACCAG CCGGAGAGAACAAAGCCCCCATGCTTgctgttgaggaggaggaggaggaggatgatgaggttCCAG ATCTTGTTGAAAACTTTGACGAGGCCTCAAAGGACGAGGCAAACTAA